A window of the Tunturibacter empetritectus genome harbors these coding sequences:
- a CDS encoding TonB-dependent receptor: MKSRVLQDSSFFVLLIAVILAGFAGPRASAQLSTATMFGIVTDSTGAIVPGATVTLTQTQTNFVRMTRTNDQGQYRAEFLPVGQYTVKVGAAGFKEIAQSGIVLTATQEAAVNYSLEIGGETTVVEVTTDVPLVNMGNSVLGRTVDNREVDNLPIVGRNVYQLLSLTPGIQNSQTENTVGFPGQHVIINGSSDNMVGQVTYYLDGGLSMTGVRNTGNVLPNPDAIDQFAVQTSNFSAEYGRTGAGVVSVLTKSGTNQIHGSVFEFHQETNFNSNAWLQTTRTPLHINRFGATLGGPIVKDKTFFFGSYAGLRQVSPVNFNTVVPDALQRAGNFSENLPTSTTIAKGLGACATALSAADKSVTAYGGRFIVCDPVTHQPVPGNRLDLDPNYHPDPVAAAVLAKNVPLPTPGRTDNRFIGNEGLPNQTDEFLIKGDQQLTAAHRLTLDYFQSNGAQSNLPSGSNLPGWAVNNYVYRQQTANVSDVWTVSARSVNQVWLSFTRMLAGRDSTPGTSLAAYGSDLNVQGTPSLPDINVANFFHLANAISGPVAGDNVYGLRDVYNTTRGKHSIFVGGEIYLEKDRLETLLNNYGTFSFTSSAVPTTTSGQATYVKTGAAIADFLIGHPNAVGQDSPDDANANYWNYGIFGQDDWRITPKLTLNLGLRYDVQTAPTDTQRRYAIFKPGVQSTVSPSAILGQLFPGDPGVPQSGVGTNYNHVSPRVGFAFNPYRDGKTVFHGGAGLFFDTIGGNEWMLPQNFQPFAVRETAAFSHVTSLQHIYSTDCQDFQGCTSPFPYLYDKANPRYVSPASLVFLQQGMRWPYNIQANFGVQQQFTKDLAVSINYVGAFSRKLPLYIDANAPIYNTANTAMNTATNYNCRRPFDALPFGTGTSCANPAVGSKYMSNGYVIEDGQNTNYQGLQVTVEKRLSQHISVNGFYVFSKALSSASLQTTGNIGNSGATEPEDYYNLGLERQRTDSDQRHQAVIAAVWKPDYFGKSNRVVQNLLNGWSISAIVTMRSGVPFTITSGSDDNMDGDTNDRPNLVPGKIERMNSSSGSRAIERKQWFDTSAYCRVGSAGCSAGTGAGNVDGTVSPNSISGPGYKDVDAAIFRDFGIFERVKFQFRGEATNVFNFVNLGNPGAVLNSPSTFGVISAQTTTPQGSGMRVIQLGGRILF; this comes from the coding sequence ATGAAAAGCAGAGTGTTGCAAGACAGTTCGTTCTTCGTACTATTGATCGCCGTGATATTGGCTGGGTTTGCCGGACCGCGTGCTTCCGCACAGTTGAGTACCGCGACGATGTTCGGTATTGTGACAGATTCGACCGGAGCGATTGTTCCCGGGGCTACGGTTACGTTGACCCAGACGCAGACGAACTTCGTTCGCATGACCAGGACCAATGACCAGGGTCAGTATCGCGCGGAGTTTCTGCCGGTTGGGCAGTATACGGTGAAGGTGGGTGCTGCGGGATTCAAAGAGATTGCGCAGAGCGGGATTGTGTTGACGGCGACACAGGAGGCGGCTGTGAACTACTCGCTTGAGATTGGCGGCGAGACCACCGTTGTTGAGGTTACGACTGATGTTCCGCTGGTTAATATGGGGAACTCTGTGCTGGGGCGCACTGTAGATAACCGTGAGGTCGACAACCTGCCGATTGTGGGAAGAAATGTCTATCAACTTCTGAGCCTGACGCCTGGGATTCAGAACAGCCAGACAGAGAACACGGTCGGCTTTCCTGGCCAGCATGTGATCATCAACGGTTCGTCGGACAATATGGTGGGACAGGTGACCTACTATCTGGATGGCGGATTGAGTATGACCGGTGTGCGCAATACGGGCAACGTTCTGCCAAACCCGGATGCGATCGACCAGTTTGCGGTTCAGACGAGCAACTTCAGTGCGGAGTATGGACGAACGGGTGCGGGTGTGGTCTCGGTGCTAACGAAGTCGGGCACAAATCAGATACATGGTTCGGTCTTCGAATTTCATCAGGAGACGAACTTCAACTCGAATGCGTGGCTGCAGACGACGAGGACGCCGCTGCACATCAATCGCTTTGGTGCGACTCTGGGCGGCCCGATCGTGAAGGATAAGACGTTCTTCTTTGGTAGCTATGCGGGGTTGAGACAGGTGAGCCCGGTCAACTTCAACACGGTTGTGCCTGATGCTCTGCAGCGAGCCGGAAACTTCTCTGAGAATCTGCCTACGTCCACGACGATCGCGAAGGGATTAGGCGCGTGTGCGACTGCCCTGTCTGCTGCGGATAAATCCGTTACGGCTTATGGCGGAAGGTTTATCGTCTGCGATCCTGTGACGCACCAGCCGGTGCCGGGCAATCGTCTCGATCTCGATCCGAACTATCATCCTGATCCTGTGGCCGCGGCGGTGCTGGCGAAGAACGTTCCGCTGCCTACGCCGGGGCGGACGGACAACCGGTTTATCGGGAATGAAGGGCTGCCGAATCAGACGGACGAGTTCCTGATCAAAGGCGATCAGCAGTTGACGGCTGCACATCGGTTGACGCTGGACTACTTCCAATCGAATGGAGCGCAGAGCAACCTTCCCTCCGGCTCGAACCTGCCAGGATGGGCGGTGAACAACTATGTCTACCGGCAGCAGACGGCCAATGTGAGCGATGTCTGGACAGTGTCGGCGCGGTCGGTGAACCAGGTGTGGCTGAGCTTTACGCGTATGCTTGCGGGCCGCGACAGTACGCCGGGAACTTCGCTGGCGGCCTATGGCTCGGACCTGAATGTGCAGGGGACTCCTTCGTTGCCGGATATCAACGTGGCTAACTTCTTCCATCTTGCGAACGCGATCAGCGGTCCGGTGGCCGGCGATAACGTGTATGGTCTGCGGGATGTCTACAACACGACGCGAGGGAAGCACTCGATCTTTGTGGGCGGCGAGATCTATCTGGAGAAGGATAGGCTGGAGACGCTGCTGAATAACTACGGCACGTTCAGCTTTACGAGTTCCGCGGTTCCTACCACCACATCCGGGCAGGCTACTTATGTGAAGACTGGAGCGGCGATCGCCGACTTTCTGATCGGCCATCCGAATGCGGTGGGTCAGGACTCGCCCGACGATGCGAATGCCAACTACTGGAACTATGGGATCTTCGGGCAGGACGATTGGCGGATTACTCCGAAGCTGACCCTGAACCTGGGGCTGCGCTATGACGTGCAGACGGCTCCGACCGATACGCAGCGCCGGTATGCGATCTTCAAGCCGGGTGTGCAATCGACGGTTTCGCCGAGTGCGATCCTGGGACAGTTGTTTCCGGGCGATCCAGGGGTTCCCCAGAGCGGTGTCGGCACGAACTACAACCATGTTTCGCCGCGTGTCGGTTTTGCGTTCAACCCTTATCGTGACGGCAAGACGGTCTTCCATGGCGGCGCCGGGTTGTTCTTCGACACGATCGGCGGCAATGAGTGGATGCTGCCGCAGAACTTTCAGCCGTTTGCGGTGAGAGAGACGGCGGCCTTCAGCCATGTGACCAGCTTGCAGCATATCTACTCGACCGACTGCCAAGACTTCCAGGGTTGCACCTCGCCGTTTCCGTATCTCTACGACAAGGCGAATCCGCGGTATGTGTCTCCTGCGTCGTTGGTGTTCCTGCAACAGGGGATGCGCTGGCCGTATAACATTCAGGCCAACTTTGGCGTGCAGCAGCAGTTCACCAAGGATCTTGCGGTCAGCATCAACTACGTAGGAGCCTTCAGTCGGAAGCTGCCGTTGTACATCGATGCGAATGCGCCGATCTACAACACGGCGAACACGGCGATGAACACGGCTACGAACTACAACTGCCGGCGTCCCTTTGATGCGCTGCCGTTCGGGACGGGAACCTCGTGCGCGAATCCTGCGGTGGGGTCGAAGTACATGAGCAATGGGTATGTGATTGAGGATGGGCAAAACACGAACTACCAGGGTCTGCAGGTGACGGTGGAAAAACGTCTGAGCCAACACATCAGCGTCAATGGCTTTTATGTGTTCAGCAAGGCGCTGTCGAGTGCTTCGCTGCAGACTACGGGCAATATCGGCAACAGTGGCGCGACGGAGCCTGAGGACTACTACAATCTTGGGCTGGAACGGCAGCGGACGGATAGCGATCAGCGGCATCAGGCAGTGATTGCCGCGGTGTGGAAGCCGGATTACTTCGGTAAATCCAACAGGGTGGTTCAGAATCTGCTGAATGGATGGTCCATCTCCGCGATTGTCACGATGCGGAGTGGGGTGCCGTTCACGATCACCAGTGGCAGCGATGACAACATGGATGGAGACACGAACGATCGGCCGAACCTTGTTCCGGGCAAGATCGAGCGGATGAATAGTTCCAGCGGGTCTCGTGCGATCGAGAGGAAGCAGTGGTTCGACACGAGCGCGTACTGTAGGGTCGGTTCGGCGGGATGCTCTGCCGGCACCGGAGCAGGCAATGTTGATGGTACGGTGAGCCCGAACTCGATAAGCGGACCAGGGTACAAAGACGTTGACGCAGCGATCTTCCGTGACTTTGGGATCTTCGAACGGGTGAAGTTTCAGTTTCGCGGCGAGGCGACCAACGTCTTCAACTTCGTCAACCTGGGCAATCCGGGGGCGGTGTTGAACAGCCCGAGCACCTTTGGCGTCATCTCAGCACAGACGACTACGCCACAGGGGTCGGGGATGCGGGTGATCCAGCTTGGAGGCCGCATTCTGTTCTAA
- a CDS encoding HAD family hydrolase, which translates to MALVKAVLFDYGMVLSGKPDPTAWARLLTITGLSEEPLNREYWAHRHAYDRGDLNAQSFWHTVAAGAGIVITPTQLAQLIAADTDLWSTLNPPMLAWVDQLQRAGIRTGILSNMPDAMEAGLRGRHAWIEGFDHHTWSHAVNRAKPEPEIYQHAAEGLQTPPEHILFLDDKEENITAALAAGMQAIQYSTHAAFEREMQARGLNYLLQLERHTDSQNGKL; encoded by the coding sequence ATGGCACTCGTAAAAGCAGTCCTCTTCGACTACGGCATGGTCCTCTCCGGCAAACCTGATCCCACCGCCTGGGCCCGCCTCCTTACCATCACCGGCCTCAGCGAAGAACCCCTCAACCGCGAGTACTGGGCTCACCGCCATGCCTACGACCGCGGCGATCTCAACGCCCAATCCTTCTGGCACACCGTCGCCGCAGGCGCTGGCATCGTCATCACACCCACGCAGTTGGCCCAGCTTATTGCCGCCGACACCGATCTCTGGTCCACCCTCAACCCTCCCATGCTCGCCTGGGTCGACCAGCTCCAGCGCGCCGGCATCCGCACCGGCATCCTCTCCAACATGCCCGACGCCATGGAGGCAGGCCTCCGCGGCCGCCACGCATGGATCGAAGGCTTCGACCATCACACCTGGTCCCACGCCGTCAATCGCGCCAAGCCTGAGCCTGAGATATATCAACACGCCGCCGAAGGCCTCCAGACACCTCCAGAACACATCCTCTTCCTCGACGACAAGGAGGAGAACATCACTGCAGCCCTGGCCGCAGGCATGCAGGCCATTCAGTACTCTACCCACGCCGCCTTCGAACGCGAGATGCAAGCCCGCGGCCTCAACTACCTCCTACAACTTGAGCGGCATACGGACTCCCAAAACGGGAAGCTATAG
- a CDS encoding choice-of-anchor D domain-containing protein, giving the protein MKTPLSLRRVRAGLCGVIALLLLASLPLAAQASATGPQQLLFTGLLGSSNPDPTNAHYAQFNAIKSDSAGNLYLLLDQGDGIRLLKTDPTATNVLAQTHLGSSGDIGLAMALDPSGNLYLTGTTTSGTLSTTSGAAFPSAAPNPGDTSINSYIGKFDQNLNTVFLTYAGSPRTAASAIAATADAVFLTGSIFGSALPVTPSGIIQSPASGSLQNGFVEKFNTTGTTLLYATYLSGQNGNTAPAAIAADAGDNAYIAGYTTSTGYPTLAAIIPDLLTPTSGFLTKLTPAGDGIVFSTFIPGPGISSLVIDPSPQDPTTQNLLLTGSIAPGQFPIATVSSPLVNTNYQTLLRLSLDGSTLLTSDLLAPGTQSSVALAPSGAAWVTGTLTGELTANPAWLLPLTPLSTIGNSYALRLTQQNTIDQTIRFGGLPITTGAFASAPVTLTGLTVDSTGQPTFAGSASPTASASLLSTETYDLPLVNTPTPALPSTLRSAALPASSCTNGSLCSGSAAYLAQLSTTAAPSLALSTDDSPNLTLRNLGSADATNLQLSATGFTLATNCPPTLPPGGECGIALTGPGPGTLTAQAANASSQTANLPATTATPNPIVFSPKELDFGIQTASSPATTRTVTISNLSQQTQTFASYTDVFNPVPPQYTFTQQSTDCSPATSPNSYTLPPSGSCHLTIALTAPTTATGSFVNAYSTIASRNILLTAYTQPTDLNLSAPEIDFGTQFGTPSGVGGSPSPTLPRYLYLSNNSANAVTHIPVTLAAPFTLNDRCPTTLNPHTVCQLQINYQSQVAPSADSTTLTLDEGLVVLITGTTKPQPTSVGQSANPNLTLTPATITFPNAVPVTTTSSTTQTVIIGNTGPVAFYLALTLTGDFTDATDCPFTLAGNATCTVVLTFAPSQPGIRQGLLSVTAGGGSPAYVTLSGTGSAILTAPNNTLFFGSVPVGQPAVQWYKITSPFTTLTATTSAPDFKAILVEDIGFGHGQPSTSAFVSSFTGTCANCWLGVQFTPSAPGSQTAAITLASSGNPSAITLTGTGTALSGILLSPTTQDFGTVPVNSASAPTLFTVTNLTAAPVTLTAPTPTGDFALSNAPTGGSPCSGPLAPNASCFFNVVFAPTATGSRTGTLTVPASSGPITANLTGFASPDPGLALNPTALLFNNVPGPTATQQNILLTNTAAATLQIGTPTNATPSFTSTNNCTTLAPTAACTIAVTFLPTTATVTDTLQIPVTSSTTGLATYTVPLSGAYTTESAGLQILPNQANYAATPTSTLGGTRQFTITNLTAKSLALNIALPRQFLLNGPACAALAPNASCNFNVTFLPLTNGDITGTLFAQGTPTDGSATLNGLGYVEGFGIGPATLKITGNIIPGQTVLDFGQVPSGQTAAQTVTLTNIGAIPLTIRRLTSQWPFLITSTLCGATLPPTVSCTATLTYTPLNQTTTPGPATPDSGTLIIESDALTGPDLLTLTGRAAPITVAAPSNTAPLVSYALSQSSLTFLATQVGDQSDVQSVTLANTGTTTIHIAGFRPMPDFTVQSNCIGTLVPSASCVINISFTPQASFPNTVSNRISALEITSDSSTALEFLSIFGVANPSPLNFSPFTLNFGSVQIGTSATLPVQITNITTAPIAIQTISAVGPYTATGDCPTEGNTLAPSTSCTEQVTFTPTTPATIGGLLSIRSSASTLPIEYPLTGKGIQSRLQAVPSTLSFSSIALGASAAQTITLTNTGTAPITNLALTITGDYAISIPCATSTLTPGNSCQITVTFAPTTLGSRTGTITSTDPNTGLQNLNIPLTGTGVSSGAFTLTVNGGPSATLTIPSEHAADYTLQLTPQSGFAGTVIFNCTPVNPGAWATCSLLPSSITLNGAAQNSIATLNTVAEYIPQTTATNTRSRTLLCLLPLSALLFWRSKNRTLQKHPLRLLLFAIILTLPTLWISGCGRGDTDPNLRFTPPGTYLYQVTASSTTGVQLSQTVTLNLIVTAH; this is encoded by the coding sequence ATGAAGACACCGCTCTCTCTCCGACGTGTACGTGCCGGTCTCTGCGGCGTCATAGCTCTCCTCCTACTCGCTTCCCTGCCCCTGGCTGCACAGGCTTCAGCCACCGGCCCGCAGCAACTCCTCTTCACTGGCCTCCTCGGCTCCTCAAATCCCGATCCCACCAACGCGCACTACGCTCAGTTCAACGCTATCAAGTCCGACTCCGCCGGCAATCTCTACCTTCTGCTCGACCAGGGCGACGGCATCCGCCTCCTCAAGACCGATCCCACCGCGACCAACGTACTCGCCCAAACTCATCTCGGCTCAAGCGGCGACATCGGCCTCGCCATGGCACTCGACCCCTCCGGCAACCTCTATCTCACCGGCACCACCACCTCCGGCACCCTCTCCACCACCTCCGGCGCAGCCTTTCCCAGCGCGGCCCCAAACCCGGGCGACACGTCCATTAATTCGTACATCGGCAAATTCGACCAGAACTTGAACACCGTCTTCCTCACCTACGCCGGAAGCCCTCGCACCGCAGCCTCCGCCATCGCCGCCACAGCCGACGCCGTCTTCCTCACCGGCAGCATCTTCGGCTCCGCGCTTCCCGTCACACCCTCCGGCATCATCCAGTCCCCCGCCTCCGGCTCGCTGCAAAACGGCTTTGTAGAAAAGTTCAACACCACCGGAACCACCCTCCTCTATGCCACCTACCTCAGCGGCCAAAACGGCAACACCGCCCCCGCCGCCATCGCAGCCGACGCCGGCGACAACGCCTACATCGCCGGCTACACTACCTCCACCGGCTACCCCACCCTCGCAGCCATCATCCCCGACCTCCTCACCCCCACCTCCGGCTTCCTCACCAAACTCACCCCCGCCGGCGACGGCATCGTCTTCTCCACCTTCATCCCCGGCCCCGGCATCTCCTCCCTCGTCATCGACCCTTCGCCGCAGGACCCCACCACCCAGAATCTCCTCCTCACCGGCTCCATCGCGCCCGGCCAGTTCCCCATCGCCACCGTCTCCTCCCCCTTGGTTAACACCAACTATCAGACCCTCCTCCGTCTCTCCCTCGACGGCAGCACCCTGCTCACCTCCGACCTCCTCGCCCCCGGCACCCAATCCTCCGTTGCCCTCGCACCCTCCGGCGCCGCATGGGTCACAGGTACCCTTACCGGTGAACTCACAGCCAACCCCGCCTGGCTGCTTCCTCTTACTCCACTCTCCACCATCGGCAACAGCTACGCCCTCCGCCTCACCCAACAAAACACCATCGACCAAACCATCCGCTTCGGCGGCCTGCCCATCACCACCGGCGCCTTCGCCAGCGCCCCAGTCACCCTCACCGGCCTCACCGTAGACTCCACCGGCCAACCCACCTTCGCCGGTAGCGCCTCTCCCACGGCCAGCGCCAGTCTCCTCTCAACTGAGACCTATGATCTACCGCTAGTCAACACCCCCACCCCTGCACTTCCCTCTACCCTTCGTTCTGCCGCACTCCCAGCAAGTTCCTGCACGAACGGCAGCCTCTGCTCCGGCTCAGCTGCCTATCTAGCCCAGCTAAGCACCACCGCCGCCCCATCCCTCGCCCTCTCCACCGACGACTCCCCCAACCTCACCCTCCGCAACCTCGGAAGCGCCGACGCAACCAACCTCCAGCTCTCTGCAACGGGATTCACCCTCGCCACCAACTGCCCACCAACCCTCCCTCCTGGTGGCGAATGCGGCATCGCACTCACCGGCCCTGGTCCCGGCACACTCACCGCGCAGGCTGCTAACGCCTCTTCTCAAACCGCAAACCTCCCAGCCACCACAGCCACCCCCAACCCCATCGTCTTCTCCCCAAAAGAGCTCGACTTCGGCATCCAGACTGCTTCCAGCCCGGCCACCACACGCACCGTCACAATCAGCAATCTCAGCCAGCAGACACAGACCTTCGCCTCCTATACAGACGTCTTCAATCCGGTTCCTCCGCAGTACACCTTCACACAGCAGTCCACGGACTGCTCCCCTGCCACCTCGCCAAACAGCTACACCCTCCCTCCCAGCGGATCCTGCCACCTCACCATTGCCCTCACTGCCCCCACCACCGCAACCGGCAGCTTCGTCAACGCCTACTCGACCATCGCCTCCCGCAACATTCTCCTCACCGCCTACACCCAACCCACCGACCTCAACCTCTCCGCCCCTGAGATCGACTTCGGCACCCAGTTCGGAACGCCCTCCGGCGTCGGAGGCAGCCCCAGCCCCACCCTCCCGCGCTACCTCTACCTCTCGAACAACTCCGCCAACGCCGTCACCCACATCCCCGTCACCCTCGCCGCACCCTTCACCCTCAACGACCGCTGCCCCACCACGCTCAACCCCCACACCGTCTGCCAGCTCCAGATCAACTACCAATCCCAAGTCGCTCCCTCAGCCGACTCCACCACCCTCACCCTCGACGAAGGGCTCGTAGTCCTCATCACCGGCACCACCAAACCTCAACCCACCAGCGTCGGCCAGTCCGCCAACCCCAACCTCACCCTCACCCCAGCCACCATCACCTTCCCCAACGCAGTCCCCGTCACCACTACCTCCAGCACCACCCAGACCGTCATCATCGGCAACACCGGCCCCGTAGCCTTCTACCTCGCCCTCACCCTCACCGGCGACTTCACCGACGCCACCGACTGCCCATTCACCCTCGCCGGCAATGCCACCTGCACCGTCGTCCTCACCTTCGCCCCCTCACAACCCGGCATCCGCCAGGGCCTGCTCTCAGTCACCGCCGGTGGCGGGTCCCCCGCCTACGTCACCCTAAGCGGCACCGGCTCCGCCATCCTCACTGCGCCAAACAACACCCTCTTCTTCGGCAGCGTCCCCGTCGGCCAGCCCGCCGTCCAGTGGTACAAGATCACCTCCCCCTTCACCACCCTCACCGCCACCACCTCCGCGCCTGACTTCAAAGCCATCCTCGTCGAAGACATCGGCTTCGGCCACGGCCAACCCTCCACCTCCGCCTTCGTCTCCTCCTTCACCGGCACCTGCGCCAACTGCTGGCTGGGAGTCCAGTTCACTCCTTCAGCCCCCGGCTCCCAGACCGCCGCCATCACCCTCGCCTCCTCCGGCAATCCCTCCGCCATCACCCTCACGGGCACTGGTACCGCACTCTCCGGCATCCTCCTCAGCCCCACCACGCAGGACTTCGGCACCGTCCCCGTCAACAGCGCCAGCGCCCCCACCCTCTTCACCGTCACCAACCTCACCGCCGCCCCTGTGACCCTCACAGCACCCACCCCCACCGGAGACTTTGCACTGAGCAACGCCCCCACCGGCGGCTCCCCCTGCAGCGGCCCCCTCGCACCCAACGCCTCCTGCTTCTTCAACGTCGTCTTCGCTCCCACGGCCACTGGCAGCCGCACCGGCACCCTCACCGTGCCGGCCTCCTCCGGCCCAATCACCGCCAACCTCACCGGCTTCGCCTCACCCGACCCCGGCCTCGCCCTCAATCCCACAGCTCTCCTCTTCAACAACGTTCCCGGCCCCACCGCAACCCAGCAAAACATCCTCCTCACCAACACCGCCGCTGCCACCCTCCAGATCGGAACCCCCACCAACGCCACCCCCAGCTTCACCTCCACTAACAACTGCACCACCCTCGCCCCCACCGCCGCCTGCACCATCGCCGTCACCTTCCTCCCCACAACCGCCACCGTCACCGACACTCTCCAGATCCCCGTCACCAGCTCCACCACCGGCCTCGCCACCTACACCGTCCCGCTCTCCGGCGCCTACACCACCGAGAGTGCCGGCCTCCAGATCCTCCCCAACCAGGCCAACTACGCCGCCACCCCCACCAGCACCCTCGGCGGAACCCGCCAGTTCACCATCACCAACCTCACCGCAAAATCCCTCGCCCTCAACATCGCCCTCCCCCGCCAGTTCCTGCTCAACGGCCCCGCCTGCGCCGCCCTCGCTCCTAACGCCTCCTGCAACTTCAACGTCACCTTCCTCCCCCTCACTAACGGCGACATCACCGGCACCCTCTTCGCCCAGGGCACCCCCACCGACGGCTCCGCCACCCTCAACGGCCTCGGCTACGTCGAAGGCTTCGGCATCGGCCCCGCCACCCTCAAGATCACCGGCAACATCATTCCCGGCCAGACCGTCCTCGACTTCGGTCAGGTCCCCTCCGGCCAAACCGCCGCGCAAACCGTCACCCTCACCAACATCGGAGCCATACCGCTCACCATCCGCCGCCTCACCAGCCAGTGGCCCTTCCTCATCACCTCCACCCTCTGCGGCGCCACCCTGCCCCCCACCGTAAGCTGCACCGCAACCCTCACCTACACCCCCCTCAACCAGACCACCACCCCCGGCCCCGCCACACCTGACTCCGGCACCCTCATCATCGAAAGCGACGCCCTCACCGGCCCCGACCTCCTCACCCTCACCGGCCGGGCCGCCCCAATCACCGTAGCCGCACCTAGCAACACTGCCCCGCTGGTCTCCTACGCGCTCTCCCAAAGCTCCCTCACCTTCCTCGCCACCCAGGTAGGAGACCAGAGCGACGTCCAAAGCGTCACCCTGGCTAACACCGGCACCACCACCATCCACATCGCCGGCTTCCGGCCCATGCCCGACTTCACCGTTCAGAGCAACTGCATCGGCACCCTCGTCCCCTCCGCCAGCTGCGTCATCAACATCAGCTTCACCCCCCAGGCCAGCTTCCCCAACACCGTCTCCAACCGCATCAGCGCACTCGAGATCACCTCCGACTCCAGCACCGCACTCGAGTTCCTCTCTATCTTCGGCGTCGCGAACCCATCGCCACTCAACTTCTCTCCCTTCACGCTCAACTTCGGCAGCGTCCAGATCGGCACCTCCGCCACCCTCCCCGTCCAGATCACCAACATCACCACTGCCCCCATCGCCATCCAGACCATCTCCGCCGTCGGCCCCTACACCGCCACCGGCGACTGCCCCACCGAAGGCAACACCCTCGCCCCCTCCACCAGCTGCACCGAGCAGGTCACCTTCACCCCCACCACGCCAGCAACCATCGGCGGACTACTCTCCATCCGCTCCTCCGCCTCAACCCTGCCCATCGAATACCCCCTCACCGGGAAAGGCATCCAGTCCCGTCTCCAGGCCGTCCCCTCCACCCTCAGCTTCAGCAGCATCGCCCTCGGAGCCTCCGCCGCCCAGACCATCACCCTCACCAACACCGGCACCGCCCCCATCACCAACCTCGCCCTCACCATCACCGGCGACTACGCCATCTCCATCCCCTGCGCCACCTCCACGCTCACCCCCGGCAACAGCTGCCAGATCACCGTCACCTTCGCCCCCACCACCCTCGGTTCACGCACCGGCACCATCACCTCCACCGACCCCAACACCGGCCTCCAGAACCTCAACATCCCCCTCACCGGCACCGGAGTCTCGAGTGGAGCCTTCACCCTCACCGTCAACGGAGGCCCCTCCGCCACCCTCACCATCCCCAGCGAGCACGCCGCCGACTACACCCTCCAGCTAACTCCTCAATCAGGCTTCGCCGGCACGGTCATCTTCAACTGCACCCCCGTCAACCCCGGCGCCTGGGCCACCTGCTCGCTCCTCCCCTCCAGCATCACCCTCAACGGAGCCGCCCAAAACTCCATCGCCACCCTCAACACCGTAGCCGAGTACATCCCGCAAACCACAGCAACAAACACCCGTAGCCGAACCCTCCTCTGCCTTCTCCCGCTCTCGGCCCTCTTGTTCTGGAGATCAAAAAACCGCACCCTGCAAAAACACCCCCTCCGCCTGCTCTTGTTCGCAATCATCCTCACTCTACCCACCCTTTGGATCTCCGGCTGCGGCCGAGGCGACACCGACCCCAACCTCCGCTTCACCCCACCCGGCACCTACCTATATCAAGTCACCGCCAGCTCCACCACCGGAGTCCAGCTCAGCCAGACCGTAACCCTCAACCTCATCGTCACCGCTCACTAG